Below is a window of candidate division WOR-3 bacterium DNA.
GCGTAAGGAGCAGATGTACGGCACGCTTGAGTCGGTGTTTGCCGCACCGGTACCGCGCTGGGTGTTCACGATGGGAATGTCAATGCACTCGATTCTGCACCAGTTGTTGATGATAATCACCCAGATTATCTTCATCACCATCGTATTCAGTATCCGGATTAATCCTCTCGGACTCCTGCCCTCACTTGCCATTGTCGGCGTGATGCTCTTGGCGCTCTACGGCATCGGGATGATAATGGCGTCAACCACGCTCATCTTCAAGCAGGGGTGGCTGATATCCGAGGCGCTGGGCAGTATCCTGATGGTACTGACCCCAATCGCCTATCCGTTGGCGGTCCTCCCGGTAGTTATGCAGAAGGCATCGCTGGTGGTGCCGACGACCTACGGAATCCTCGCCGCCCGGCATTTCCTTCTTGGTGAGACGATGCCATTCACGGTCGCAGATGCTTTCGTGCGTCTTGCCGTACTCTCGGTTGTCTGGGTCGCAGCCGGACTTGTCATCTTCACACTCATTGATAAGTACACGCGAAGAAGCGGGACTTTGAGCCACTACTGATGAGTACCATTCAGCGACTGCGAACTGCTCACCGCTCAAAGCGGGAAACGGTCAGCAGACCACGGTCAGCACCGGTCGGCATCACAATGGGCGACCCGGCCGGCATCGGCCCGGAAGTGGTTCTCAAAGCGCTGAAGCAGACAACGAAGGACCCAGAATTCAGAACGCAGCGCGAAGAATTGCGGGTAATTGGCTGTCAGCATGTGTTCGAACTTGAGCAGAAACGGTTGGGTACAAGAGTGGACTTATCTGTTGTTGACGACTTGGTCAAGATGCCTGGTAGATGGAAGATGGGGCGGATACAGGCGAGTTGCGGCCGGGCCGCTTTTGCGGCGCTTGAAACCGGTGTGCGTCTGCTCAGGCAAGGCGTAATCCGCGCACTTGTAACTGCTCCTGTTTCCAAGGAATCTCTGCGTCTGGTCGGGTTTTCCTGGTCGGGCCAGACTGAGTTTTTGGCCGAGCAATTTGGCGCGCAGCACTACGCGATGCTTGCCTGGACGCCAAACTTCAAGGCCGTGTTTGTCACAATCCATCTACCCCTGGCCCGGGTTCCGCGTCACATCACGGCGGCGGCAGTGTGCGAAAAAGCGGTGCTGCTCAGCGAGTTCTTGAAGAAAACAATGAGACTGGGCAAACGGCGTAGGAAGCGGCGTGTCGCACTGCCATCCTGCCTGAGTTCCCGGGCATCACCCCGTATTGGTGTTATGGCATTCAACCCGCATGCTTACGAGTTCAGTCTCGGCGAAGAAGAACGAATCGCCGAAGGTATAAGACTCGCGCGCAAGGCAGGGGTCAACGCTTACGGGCCGATTCCGGCTGACGCCGCTCTTGCCGGGTTTTCGTCCGCTAGAGGCCCTTGCTTTGACGGCTATGTCGCAATGTACCATGACCAGGCGATGATTCCGGCCAAGCTACTCGGCCGAAATGCAGGTGTGAACATCACGCTCGGCCTGCCGTGTGTCCGCACCTCGCCCTTGCATGGAACTGCATTCGGTATCGCGGGAAGAGGCATTGCCGACCCGGGTTCGATGGTCGCCGCTATCCGCCTCGCACACCGTCTTTCACGCGCCTAAGCAAGCGGGGCGGACTTCACCGCCCCGCTCAGATAGACGATTATCAGTCAGCAACCACAACCCTAGTCTGTAGGTCAAAGCCACGGCCAGCAACCCGAAACATATAGGTCCCGGGGCTGAGTTCGGCCAGGCTCAGGGTCAACCGGCCAGCACGTTCGAGTGCGACTTTACGGCTTATCACGATGCGGCCGGTTGCATCATAGGCTACAAGCCAGGCTTGACCGGCAGCCGGTACCACGTAGCCGAGGTTCAGCATCTTACCAGACACTGGGTTGGGCCGGACCGATAGGAAACTTGCGTTCTGTCCTTCGGCCGGGCCAGCCACACCGACATACTGCGGAGGCTCCTTAGGCGAATCGTTGAGTATCTCCTGCGGCGGCATCGCGTAGCGCCAGAACTCAAAGGTCTTGTTTCCCTTGAGTGCGTACAACACGCGGCCAAACGGATAGCTGACGATGTCCGCTCCCTGACCGACCTTCACGTTCTTGAGGGTCGTGCCAAGCTCGGGCATTGGCTCGCGCTCGGCCCACACCTGAGTCCTGGGGTCCATCCGCCAGAACTGCGGAGTTCCGGCCTTGAGCGCGTAGATTGCCCCCTCACGCCATGTGGCTGAGCCACCCTCCTTTATGCGCTTCGGACGATATCCGGTTGACCGAGTCGCATAAGGCATGCCGGGCCCCTGGAAGACCCATGCATCCACGCCAAGGTCGTAGACCCATAGTTCATGTTCGGGCGCCTTGTGGGCATAGAGCCTTGAGTCGTTGTCGTACACGAGGAACGAACCTTTCTTCCACTTGGGAGAAGCTCCAGCCGGAGCAGCATCCAGTACGACCCAAGTACCGGCCTGGACGTTGTAGCGCAGGAAGTCCTGCTTTGGTCCCTTGAGTAGGTAGATGAAGTCAAGGCCGTACTGTTCCACGTGCACCATGTCAGTGCCATTGCCGAGCTTCTTCTCGCTAGGGCCTAACGGCACATCAGCGAGGCGCTCCCAACGGTTCTCGCTGATGGAGTAACGCCAGAACTCCCGAGTCCCGGCGCCCCGAATCGCGAACACACTGCCCTTTCCATCGGCAACCCCGCGCGCACCGCGGCCGAACCTGCCTGGCAAGGCCGCAAGTTCCTGCCACGAACCATTGGTCGGCCGATACGCGTAGAAGTCCCCGGTCCTGTTGCCGCGGGCCGCATAGACGAGACCAGTCGCCTTGTCAACTGCCAGCCATGCGCCTGATCGTACCGGCTTGTTGCCCGGTCCCGGTGGCAGCGGTCTTACCTCTTGCCATCCCCAGCGTATCGGGTCATTCGGCTCGGTTGGTGCGATGACCACTTTGAACCAGGACACCAGGTGGTTGTCGGAAATGTCGTCATCGTTGGCAAGAATCAGCGTAGCCGAGACCACCCGTTCGCCGCCAAGTGGGTCTGCGGTCCAGTCCGGAAGGCTGACCAGAGCGCTCTGACCGACCGGAATCGGCTCGACGCTCACTGTCTGGTCATACATTACCCACTGGCCGTCGCCGATAGTAAGCACAAGTTCGAACGGAACCTCAACCTCACCTCTGTTTGCGACTTGGACCAGCGGAGTAACATCAGCCCCAGACTGAACGTCGCCAGCCGGTGCAACGATGGCCTCGATTGCCATATTTGCGGCAGCATACGCAACCCTGAGATAGGGCCGGAACTTCTCGGCTTCATAACCTTTCACGTGGCCCTTACCCGT
It encodes the following:
- a CDS encoding T9SS type A sorting domain-containing protein translates to MSPKRLALGMFGIGLIVLLSSGLISLAHASMVRNLYPQHEHYWTGRVMNAENGYKKLQPEVMFGKSSDPKDPAESKWQGYFKFDLSPLPDNAVVTQASLFYYVISPGNEPVPWTYVTVIANDPVVAEPEQVWTDIVQGTVAAPALQSGRGWVERQLNAAGVAAIAAGLYQDWVAFGLYKYDEDDITGKGHVKGYEAEKFRPYLRVAYAAANMAIEAIVAPAGDVQSGADVTPLVQVANRGEVEVPFELVLTIGDGQWVMYDQTVSVEPIPVGQSALVSLPDWTADPLGGERVVSATLILANDDDISDNHLVSWFKVVIAPTEPNDPIRWGWQEVRPLPPGPGNKPVRSGAWLAVDKATGLVYAARGNRTGDFYAYRPTNGSWQELAALPGRFGRGARGVADGKGSVFAIRGAGTREFWRYSISENRWERLADVPLGPSEKKLGNGTDMVHVEQYGLDFIYLLKGPKQDFLRYNVQAGTWVVLDAAPAGASPKWKKGSFLVYDNDSRLYAHKAPEHELWVYDLGVDAWVFQGPGMPYATRSTGYRPKRIKEGGSATWREGAIYALKAGTPQFWRMDPRTQVWAEREPMPELGTTLKNVKVGQGADIVSYPFGRVLYALKGNKTFEFWRYAMPPQEILNDSPKEPPQYVGVAGPAEGQNASFLSVRPNPVSGKMLNLGYVVPAAGQAWLVAYDATGRIVISRKVALERAGRLTLSLAELSPGTYMFRVAGRGFDLQTRVVVAD
- a CDS encoding ABC transporter permease, whose product is MPDDKFPIESGLIRPDFGVRLSTTWARLRHYAGAVWAENIKEWRLELTYPADFARSLIDPVVYLLPYLLYGVALVGGRTSENLHRLVGTSDLVSFVTLGYIFIGFMNMALWAMGFSLRKEQMYGTLESVFAAPVPRWVFTMGMSMHSILHQLLMIITQIIFITIVFSIRINPLGLLPSLAIVGVMLLALYGIGMIMASTTLIFKQGWLISEALGSILMVLTPIAYPLAVLPVVMQKASLVVPTTYGILAARHFLLGETMPFTVADAFVRLAVLSVVWVAAGLVIFTLIDKYTRRSGTLSHY
- a CDS encoding 4-hydroxythreonine-4-phosphate dehydrogenase PdxA — protein: MSTIQRLRTAHRSKRETVSRPRSAPVGITMGDPAGIGPEVVLKALKQTTKDPEFRTQREELRVIGCQHVFELEQKRLGTRVDLSVVDDLVKMPGRWKMGRIQASCGRAAFAALETGVRLLRQGVIRALVTAPVSKESLRLVGFSWSGQTEFLAEQFGAQHYAMLAWTPNFKAVFVTIHLPLARVPRHITAAAVCEKAVLLSEFLKKTMRLGKRRRKRRVALPSCLSSRASPRIGVMAFNPHAYEFSLGEEERIAEGIRLARKAGVNAYGPIPADAALAGFSSARGPCFDGYVAMYHDQAMIPAKLLGRNAGVNITLGLPCVRTSPLHGTAFGIAGRGIADPGSMVAAIRLAHRLSRA